GACCGGCTACTTGCGGCAGCTCGACCGCTGTTTGCGTTATCGCGCCATTACCTTGACCGTGATGGGAGTTCTGTTCGCCCTGACCGTGGGCATGTTGCCGCTGCTGGGCCGTGAATTCATGCCCGAACTGGAAGAAGGCAATCTTTGGATTCGCGCCACCTTGCCGATCAACATCTCGCTCGACGCGGCCGCGGAAAAGGCGGAGACGGCACGCAAGATCATGCAGAAGTATCCCGAAGTCGAAGTCGTCGTGGCCCAGACCGGCCGGCCGGACGACGGCACCGATCCGACGGGCTTTTACAACGTCGAGTTTTTTGTTCCCCTCAAGCCGCGCGGCGCCTGGCCGAGCAACCAAGTCGTCACGGGCTGGCGGCGTTGGTACGGCGCCATGCGTTCTCGCACGAAAGAAGAGTTGATCGCCGAGATGAACGCCGAACTGGATAAGAGTATTGCCGGCGTAAACTGGAACTTCTCGCAAAACATTCGCGACAACGTGATGGAATCGCTGTCGGGCGTGAAAGGCGACAACTCCGTCAAGATTTTCGGTCCCGATTTGAACCAGCTCGAGCGGCTGGCCGACCAGGTGAAATCCCGCCTGACCTCGGTGCCGGGCGTGGCCAACGTCGGCGTGTTTCACGTCATGGGCCAGCCGAATCTGGAGATCCCGGTCGATGCGAAGAAGTGCAATTATTGGGGCGTCAATATCAGCGACGTGGAAGACGTGGTGGAAATTGCCATCGGCGGCAAGGCGTTCAGCCAGATGATCGAGGGAGAGAAGCGGTTCGACATCACGCTTCGCTGGCCGGAGCGGCTGCGCAACAACGTGAACACGATTCTCGACATTCCGGTCGACGTGTCGAACAACCAGACCGACGATGATTCGCCGTCCGACAGCGTTCCGGCCGACGAAACTTCGGCGGCCGGCAACCTGGCCACCAGCGGCACCAGCGTTTCGCCGCCGTCGTTCGCCGGCAGCGTGATCGGCGGCACGCCGACGAACCTCGATCGCCAGCCCCGCCGACGATTGCGAGATCTGGTCACCCCGCTCGACGACGAAGGGTATTTGGATCCCAAAGGGCGGTTCATCCGCTCCGGCGCATCGACCATCTCTCGCGAGCAAGGGCAGCGGTTCATCGCCATCAAGTTCAGCGTCCGCGGCCGCGACCTGGCCGGCGCCGTTTCGGAAGCCCAGAAAAACACGGCCGACCTGTTCAAGTCGCCCTACCGGGCCGAATGGAGCGGTGAGTTCCAGGAAATGCAGGAGGCCGAGCACCGGCTGATGTACATCATCCCGATTTCATTGGGCATGATTTACATCTTGCTCTATCTCGCCTTCCACTCGATGATCGACGCCTTGCTCGTCTTTTCCAACGTGCTGGCGCTGTCGCTGGGCGGCATCTGGGCGTTGTTGTTGACCGGCACGAACTTCAGCATTTCGGCGGCCGTCGGTTTTATCTCGATCTTCGGGGTGGCGGTCATGGACGGGCTGCTGTTGATCTCGTATTTCAATCAGTTGCGTTATCACGGGCTGACGCTGCGAGAGGCGATTATGCAGGGGGCTGAGAAACGTGTGCGGCCGGTGATGATGACGGCATTGACGGCCATTTTCGGCCTCTTGCCCGCGGCGCTATCGACCCGCATCGGCGCTCAAACGCAGCGGCCGCTGGCGATCGTGGTGGTGGGCGGCATGATCAGCACGCTCTTGCTCACGCGCTATCTCATGCCGGTGCTCTACAGCTTTTACGGGCACCGGGAGGTCTCGGCCGAAGCCGGGCAAATGGCGCATTAGGTGGGCATCACGCCATCCATGCGTGGCGTGGAATCGGTGAAGGCTCAAATCGTGGCGGAGGGCGAAGAAGACCATCTTGGCTTTTGGTCGATCGTCCGGGTTGTGCAAGGTTTCTTGGGCACCACGGACAAGAAGTACG
Above is a window of Pirellulales bacterium DNA encoding:
- a CDS encoding efflux RND transporter permease subunit, which produces MAYRLIQWALANPVVVLLFGAALIAVGSYSFVHVNVEAYPDPAPAIIEVIAKYPGASAEEVERQVTIPLEVAMAGMPGLTYTRTKSLFGLSHMRNQFDYGFDYLRCRQEVINRLQFVDGLPSGVQPALSPTSPTGEILRYTLRSPKDVAGRDLYTLNDLKALQDWVLEREFRRVPRIIDVVSSGGTVKRYEIHPNPEQLLNYGIMLDQLQNAITNSNANVGGNYLFEGENVINVRAIGLIGLGQDPARSTDVLNARTPQDAAEYLRSEEDRRLKRIRQTVLTAYNNLPIRVENVIEGASLRYSDDIGVHGVIVNHQPRLGQVSLSTPKRNAKGEIETTSGGETVWQNERERVQGIVLLRKGEASLPALHDLEAKIDELNKSEGKLLPGVQIDPYYDRTKLIDVTTETVRENLVVGMGLVSLILLMFVSNVRSAFIVAINIPLALLFAFAILFLRGKSANLLSIGAVDFGIIVDSSVIMVENIYRHLSSGEYSDLPLKDRILRASREVERSLFFTTAIMVCAFLPLFTMKGPEGQIFGPMADTYAFALGGALILALTVAPVLCLLLFKNLKPAPDNFLVRWLKTGYLRQLDRCLRYRAITLTVMGVLFALTVGMLPLLGREFMPELEEGNLWIRATLPINISLDAAAEKAETARKIMQKYPEVEVVVAQTGRPDDGTDPTGFYNVEFFVPLKPRGAWPSNQVVTGWRRWYGAMRSRTKEELIAEMNAELDKSIAGVNWNFSQNIRDNVMESLSGVKGDNSVKIFGPDLNQLERLADQVKSRLTSVPGVANVGVFHVMGQPNLEIPVDAKKCNYWGVNISDVEDVVEIAIGGKAFSQMIEGEKRFDITLRWPERLRNNVNTILDIPVDVSNNQTDDDSPSDSVPADETSAAGNLATSGTSVSPPSFAGSVIGGTPTNLDRQPRRRLRDLVTPLDDEGYLDPKGRFIRSGASTISREQGQRFIAIKFSVRGRDLAGAVSEAQKNTADLFKSPYRAEWSGEFQEMQEAEHRLMYIIPISLGMIYILLYLAFHSMIDALLVFSNVLALSLGGIWALLLTGTNFSISAAVGFISIFGVAVMDGLLLISYFNQLRYHGLTLREAIMQGAEKRVRPVMMTALTAIFGLLPAALSTRIGAQTQRPLAIVVVGGMISTLLLTRYLMPVLYSFYGHREVSAEAGQMAH